A stretch of Mesoplodon densirostris isolate mMesDen1 chromosome 7, mMesDen1 primary haplotype, whole genome shotgun sequence DNA encodes these proteins:
- the UBASH3B gene encoding ubiquitin-associated and SH3 domain-containing protein B isoform X2 — protein sequence MDRRWTYSCPWGSPEPAHKKPWHPQEEEVFRQHVTGWLFSHVGDPFLDDPLPREYVLYLRPTGPLAQKLSDFWQQSKQICGKNKAHNIFPHITLCQFFMCEDSKVDALGEALQTTVSRWKCKFSAPLPLELYTSSNFIGLFVKEDSAEVLKKFAADFAAEAASKTEVHVEPHKKQLHVTLAYHFQASHLPTLEKLAQNIDVKLGCDWVATIFSRDIRFANHETLQVIYPYTPQNDDELELVPGDFIFMSPMEQTSTSEGWIYGTSLTTGCSGLLPENYITKGDECSTWIFHGSYSILNTSSSNALSLGDGILERRQHEDQGLGDTTPLAIICQPTQPLRISSQPGPQKRCLFVCRHGERMDVVFGKYWLSQCFDAKGRYIRTNLNMPHSLPQRSGGFRDYEKDAPITVFGCMQARLVGEALLESNTIIDHVYCSPSLRCVQTAYNILKGLQQENHLKIRVEPGLFEWTKWVAGNTLPAWIPPSELAAANLSVDTTYRPHIPVSKLVVSESYDTYISRSFQVTKEIISECKSKGNNILIVAHASSLEACTCQLQGLSPQNSKDFVQMVRKIPYLGFCSCEELGETGIWQLTDPPILPLTHGPTGGFNWRETLLQE from the exons ACAAAAAGCCTTGGCATCCACAGGAGGAAGAAGTGTTCAGGCAGCATGTGACTGGTtg GTTGTTCTCCCACGTCGGCGACCCCTTCCTGGATGACCCCCTGCCCCGGGAGTACGTCCTCTACCTCCGCCCCACCGGCCCCTTAGCGCAGAAGCTTTCCGACTTCTGGCAGCAGTCGAAGCAGATCTGCGGCAAGAACAAGGCTCACAACATCTTCCCTCACATCACCCTCTGCCAGTTCTTCATG TGTGAGGACAGCAAGGTGGACGCCCTGGGGGAAGCCCTGCAGACCACCGTCAGTCGCTGGAAATGTAAGTTCTCAGCCCCGCTGCCCCTGGAGCTCTATACCTCCTCCAACTTCATCGGCCTCTTCGTGAAGGAAGACAGCGCAGAGGTCCTCAAGAAGTTTGCCGCCGACTTTGCTGCGGAGGCTGCCTCCAAAACCG aAGTGCACGTGGAGCCTCATAAGAAGCAGCTGCACGTGACCCTGGCTTACCACTTCCAAGCCAGCCACCTGCCCACCCTAGAGAAACTCGCCCAGAACATTGATGTCAAACTCGGGTGCGACTGGGTGGCGACCATATTCTCCCGGGATATCCGATTTGCTAACCACGAG ACGTTACAGGTGATCTACCCGTACACCCCGCAGAACGACGATGAGCTGGAGCTGGTCCCTGGGGACTTCATCTTCATGTCGCCCATGGAGCAGACCAGCACCAGCGAGGGCTGGATCTACGGCACGTCCCTGACCACAGGCTGCTCCGGACTCCTGCCTGAGAACTACATCACCAAGGGTGACGAGTGCAGCACCTGGATATTTCATGG TTCTTACTCGATCTTAAATACATCATCTTCCAATGCGCTCTCACTTGGGGACGGCATCCTGGAGAGGCGGCAGCATGAGGACCAGGGCCTGGGGGACACGACGCCCCTGGCCATCATCTGCCAGCCCACCCAG CCTCTGAGGATCAGCAGCCAGCCTGGCCCTCAAAAGAGATGCCTCTTTGTGTGTCGGCACGGTGAGAGGATGGATGTTGTTTTTGGGAAGTACTGGCTATCCCAGTGCTTCGACGCCAAAG GTCGCTACATACGCACTAACCTGAACATGCCTCATAGCTTACCTCAGCGGAGTGGTGGTTTCCGAGATTACGAGAAAGATGCTCCAATCACCGTGTTTGGATGTATGCAAGCAAGACTCGTGG GTGAAGCCTTATTAGAGAGCAACACCATCATTGACCATGTCTACTGCTCCCCGTCCCTGCGCTGTGTCCAGACTGCGTACAACATCTTGAAAG GTTTACAACAAGAAAATCACTTGAAGATCCGCGTAGAGCCTGGTTTGTTTGAGTGGACAAAATGGGTTGCTGGGAACACATTACCTGCGTGGATACCTCCATCAGAGTTAGCTGCAGCCAACCTGAGTGTTGATACAACCTACAG ACCTCACATTCCAGTCAGCAAATTAGTGGTTTCAGAATCCTATGACACCTATATCAGTAGAAGTTTCCAAGtaacaaaggaaataataagtGAATGTAAAAGTAAAG GAAATAACATCCTGATTGTGGCCCACGCATCTTCCCTTGAAGCGTGTACCTGCCAGCTTCAGGGCCTGTCACCTCAGAACTCCAAGGACTTTGTACAAATGGTCCGAAAG ATCCCCTacttggggttttgt